A genomic window from Anthocerotibacter panamensis C109 includes:
- a CDS encoding ribonuclease catalytic domain-containing protein, whose translation MDIGALVEFRLHGDRQLGVVAGPEGKGKWNLRVPSGHVHTVHPRQVSYVVPGETGLGIGQIVAFSDRVELLVAGADLEVAWELLQEVETPVTPRDLAGLLFDQVTPETCYAAHVLLSNDRLYFKQKAEAYEPRTQAQVEEIRHQLESAQRKARQHQQFMQRVQDQLRQPRPNPWQETDRSRIECLERYVLWQDESADKTQAQELLRALGYKEDAQVAQQLLVDLQLWSPYENLFLRRSGVPIHFPEPVLDYTHKLLDAPPVDSVPRTLLHHLAAYAIDDPSTNEIDDALSVERLPDGSERLWVHIADPTRWVQVGDPLDLEARRRATSIYLPEITIPMFPPLLATGPMSLLPGRQSCALSFAIQLSPLGEVVDYQIQTTLLDTVYRLDYQEVDQLLETGVEPVLERLWAMAQQRRQYRLGLGGIQIDMPEASIKVKNRGEDLHLEVLTDSPARALVSEMMILVGEVAARYAQTHQLPLPYRVQPTPTLPPAEELERLPWGPVRDYAICRCMQRGELRVSAGRHGGLGLDGYAQATSPIRRYSDLIVHFQIKAHLHGQTVPYNAQTLKELLMTLESATGDAVYLERQSVRYWALEYLRRHRDQPQPALVLDWSGGDPVRPIVLLENSGLRLPVRLDRPVERGDMLDLKITHIEPSRDFLILKEMA comes from the coding sequence ATGGATATCGGAGCACTCGTTGAATTTCGTCTTCATGGTGACCGGCAGTTAGGAGTAGTTGCGGGGCCGGAGGGCAAGGGCAAATGGAACCTCCGAGTCCCCTCCGGGCACGTCCATACCGTCCATCCCCGTCAGGTCAGTTATGTCGTTCCGGGAGAGACCGGCTTGGGCATTGGTCAGATTGTCGCTTTCAGTGACCGGGTAGAGCTGTTGGTCGCTGGGGCGGACCTAGAGGTGGCCTGGGAGTTGCTCCAGGAAGTCGAGACCCCGGTCACACCGCGAGATTTGGCTGGATTGCTCTTCGATCAGGTCACCCCAGAAACTTGTTACGCCGCCCATGTCCTATTGAGCAACGACCGGCTGTATTTCAAGCAGAAGGCCGAAGCCTACGAACCCCGCACCCAAGCGCAGGTGGAAGAGATCCGTCATCAACTGGAATCGGCCCAGCGCAAGGCTCGCCAGCACCAGCAATTCATGCAACGGGTCCAAGATCAATTGCGCCAACCTCGACCCAACCCCTGGCAGGAGACCGACCGCTCCCGCATCGAGTGCCTAGAGCGCTATGTTTTATGGCAGGACGAGAGTGCGGACAAGACCCAGGCCCAAGAACTACTCCGTGCTTTGGGCTATAAAGAAGACGCCCAGGTAGCCCAACAACTGCTGGTGGATCTCCAACTCTGGAGCCCCTACGAGAACCTGTTCCTGCGCCGTTCGGGTGTGCCGATTCACTTCCCGGAGCCGGTGTTGGACTACACCCACAAACTGTTGGACGCCCCTCCCGTAGACTCAGTCCCGCGTACGCTTCTGCACCATTTGGCCGCCTATGCTATTGATGACCCCAGTACCAATGAGATTGACGACGCTCTGAGCGTAGAACGCCTCCCGGATGGCTCAGAGCGCCTCTGGGTACATATCGCAGACCCGACCCGTTGGGTCCAAGTAGGGGACCCCCTAGACCTGGAAGCCCGACGCCGTGCCACCAGTATCTACCTACCCGAAATCACCATTCCCATGTTCCCCCCGCTGCTCGCGACCGGGCCTATGAGCCTCTTACCGGGTCGCCAAAGCTGTGCTTTGAGCTTTGCCATCCAGTTAAGCCCCCTGGGAGAGGTCGTGGACTACCAGATCCAGACAACCCTCCTAGATACGGTCTACCGTCTCGACTATCAGGAGGTGGACCAGCTGCTGGAGACCGGGGTGGAGCCCGTCTTAGAGCGTTTGTGGGCGATGGCCCAACAGCGCCGCCAGTACCGTCTGGGCCTGGGGGGAATTCAGATTGATATGCCGGAAGCCTCGATTAAAGTCAAGAACCGGGGCGAAGACCTACACCTGGAAGTGCTTACCGACAGCCCCGCGCGGGCCTTGGTCTCGGAGATGATGATCCTCGTCGGGGAGGTAGCAGCCCGCTACGCCCAAACCCACCAATTGCCCCTACCCTACCGAGTCCAGCCCACTCCGACCTTGCCGCCTGCCGAGGAATTAGAGCGTCTGCCCTGGGGTCCGGTGCGCGACTATGCTATCTGTCGCTGTATGCAACGCGGCGAACTCCGGGTTTCCGCCGGTCGCCATGGGGGGCTAGGTCTGGATGGCTACGCCCAGGCAACCTCCCCCATCCGCCGCTACAGCGACCTGATTGTCCATTTTCAGATCAAAGCGCATCTACACGGTCAGACCGTCCCCTATAATGCCCAAACGCTCAAGGAATTGCTGATGACCCTGGAGTCCGCCACGGGGGATGCCGTCTATCTGGAGCGCCAGAGTGTACGCTACTGGGCCTTGGAATACCTACGCCGCCACCGCGACCAACCGCAACCGGCTCTAGTTCTGGATTGGTCGGGGGGTGACCCGGTGCGTCCGATTGTGCTGTTGGAGAATTCCGGGCTACGCCTGCCCGTCCGCCTTGACCGCCCGGTGGAGCGCGGGGACATGCTCGATCTCAAAATCACCCATATCGAACCCAGCCGGGACTTTTTGATTCTCAAAGAGATGGCTTGA
- a CDS encoding DUF427 domain-containing protein yields the protein MPKATWNGAVLAESKDCVVVEGNQYFPPEALNREYFKESSYHTTCPWKGVASYYSVVVDGKENKDAAWYYPTPKDAAKQIQGRVAFWRGVKVEL from the coding sequence ATGCCCAAAGCAACCTGGAATGGGGCCGTTCTCGCTGAAAGCAAAGACTGTGTCGTCGTCGAAGGGAATCAATATTTCCCCCCCGAAGCCTTGAACCGGGAATATTTTAAGGAGAGTAGCTACCACACCACCTGTCCCTGGAAGGGCGTAGCCAGCTATTACAGCGTGGTGGTAGACGGCAAGGAGAATAAAGATGCTGCTTGGTACTACCCCACCCCCAAGGATGCTGCCAAACAAATCCAGGGTCGGGTTGCCTTTTGGCGTGGGGTCAAAGTCGAGCTTTGA
- the ispF gene encoding 2-C-methyl-D-erythritol 2,4-cyclodiphosphate synthase, producing MRVGNGYDIHRLVPGRSLILGGVTIPYALGLLGHSDADVLTHAIMDALLGAAALGDIGHLFPPDDPEWKDISSLLLLEKVGQLVAQHNYRIVNLDTVIVAEAPKMKPHLEMMRANLSQVLGVAPSCVGIKATTNEGVGPVGRGEAICAHAVVLLE from the coding sequence ATGCGTGTAGGTAACGGCTACGATATACACCGCCTCGTCCCTGGACGCTCTTTGATCCTGGGTGGGGTGACGATTCCCTATGCGTTGGGGCTGTTGGGTCATTCGGATGCGGATGTCCTCACCCATGCCATCATGGACGCTCTATTAGGTGCGGCTGCCTTGGGCGATATTGGTCACCTCTTCCCCCCCGACGACCCCGAGTGGAAAGACATCTCCAGTCTGCTCCTCCTCGAAAAAGTCGGTCAGCTCGTCGCCCAGCACAACTATCGCATCGTCAATTTGGACACTGTAATTGTGGCCGAAGCTCCTAAAATGAAACCGCACCTAGAGATGATGCGTGCCAACCTGAGCCAGGTCTTAGGCGTGGCTCCTTCGTGTGTGGGGATCAAAGCCACAACGAATGAAGGGGTAGGGCCAGTGGGCCGGGGCGAAGCCATCTGTGCCCATGCAGTAGTCCTTTTGGAG